The DNA sequence TGAGCTTGTTCATAGCGGCGGAAGCTGAGCAGATATTTACTTTGAATTTGGCTGAATTTGTCTTGGGCCTGGTGGAGGGATTTTTCGTCTTTGAGCAAGCTTTGCTTGGCCTTTAGTTTGCTCTCTTCTAAAGCTTGTTCTTTGGCTTCGGTTTGCAGGTCTTCTGGTTCGAAGAATTGAATATTCATTTCTTCGGTGTCTATTTTATTGGGGGATTCCAATGATTGTGGCCATTGCAGTGAGACTTGATCCTGGGGAAGTTGGAGATCCAGACTTTGATTGACAAGGCTCTCTTTTGCGGGCATGGCCGTGGGATTGGGGGGCCAGATCTGGTTTTGTAAAGGTTCTGGCGAACGGTTGATATTGGGTAACATGACTGGCTCCTGTCAGTAGCTATATACTTTGATCCTAGCAGTTCAAAAAACCTAAATTGTGTTTAGATTTGTACTTTTGAGAGATTTGATTTGTCTATTCTGAGGCATTTGTCTACAAGGTGATTTGAAAATAGGATATTTGAATACTTTGGTTTAATAGGTGTTGTTTTTTGAGAAAATCGCGATATATTTTGTTGGTGCATTATTTTTAGATTGTTTCAGAAGAAAAGCCCAGAAAATCACTCTTTTGAGTCATCTTCTGGGCGCTTGTTTTGGCCTTGATTTTAGGCGAGGAAGCTGAATTACGCTTTTTGTTTTAAGAGAGCATCGCGAATTTCGGTCAATAAAATCTCTTCGCGGCTGGGTTCTGGGGGCGCTGGAGGAGCAGCGGGTGCTTCTTCCTCTTTCTTTTTCAGGTTGTTGATCATTTTTACCATCACAAAAACGGCGAGGGCCATGAGGGTAAAGTCGAAGACATTTTGGATAAAGTTGCCCACGTTGAGGGTGACAGCTTCAGCCGTTACTTTGCCTGCGGCATCTAAAACGGCTGCTTTAAGCGGAATTTTAATTTCTGTAAATTTAATGCCTCCTGTGATTAAACCCAAGGGAGGCATCAGTACATCTGAAACCAGTGAGGTGGTGATTTTACCGAAGGCACCCCCAATAATGACACCTACAGCCAGATCGATGACATTGCCTTTGACGGCAAACTCTTTAAATTCTTGAATAAACCCCATATGATATCCTTTCGAGTGCGTATTCTTGTGCAGTATATAAAGAGTTTAACGGCGAGGGCCGGGATATCTTTGTAAGAGAAGCGGCGTGGCTCCTTTTGCTGCAATTACGGCTTGGTAAGCTGCGACGCCATCGGTTGGAATACGTTTCAGACTGGCATCGGTTTGGGCTTCAACCTGATACAGCCCAAAGCGGGAATCGAAATCTCCCCATTCATAATTATCCGTGATCGACCAGTGAAAATAGCCGATTACCTGTGCGCCATCCTGAATGGCCCTTTGCATATGGTAGACATGGTGAATGATATGGTCACTTCGTCTCCAGCCATCTGCACGGGGTTGGTTTTGAAAGGTTCCGATTCCATTTTCAGCAATTACAATGGGTTTGTGAAATCTGCGCTGATAATCCATCAAAACATTGTATAAACCTTCAGGGTAAATGGGCATGCGCCAAGTTTCATGTGCGTTCATGATTTGTTCAATTTTATTGAAGCGATAGTAGTAATCAAACGCAACATAATCAAAGCGGCCCAATAAGGCGACTGTGCCATTGTTGCGTGCGGATGTCTCGCTGGCGTAATGAACAGGTTTAAAGATCTGATTGGCATGAATCGCATAGGCAAAATCACCACTTTTGAGTCCGTCAATAAACCAGTCTGAATCAGCAAAGGCTTCAATTGTCCTGGCGTTCATTGG is a window from the bacterium (Candidatus Blackallbacteria) CG13_big_fil_rev_8_21_14_2_50_49_14 genome containing:
- the mscL gene encoding large conductance mechanosensitive channel protein MscL (forms homopentamer; channel that opens in response to pressure or hypoosmotic shock) — protein: MGFIQEFKEFAVKGNVIDLAVGVIIGGAFGKITTSLVSDVLMPPLGLITGGIKFTEIKIPLKAAVLDAAGKVTAEAVTLNVGNFIQNVFDFTLMALAVFVMVKMINNLKKKEEEAPAAPPAPPEPSREEILLTEIRDALLKQKA